The sequence AACTGAGGGACAGTCCTCTAAACTCGGAATTGTCTCTCTGGGACAGAGGGACAGTCTTCTCAACTCGGAATTCTCACTCTGGGACTCGGGGACAGTCTTTTCAACTTGGAATTCTCAACCTGGGACTCAGGAACCGTGAGTGATGTCAAaccaacatggctgctcacagcatCAGTAGTAAACAAGGTAGCACTTGTTACTCtatatactaaaatattttcaattaTATATTAGGTAGAAACTATCTATTATTTTCTGTTGATAGGTGATAGAGCAATCTTTGCAGGCGctgtattatttaatttattttttgttgttatgatGTGGGTATTTGTGCGGTGTGAATTGGGATAAGGAAATCTTGGCCTGTTGCTGTGTAACAGAGCGTGGCCTGGGGAATAGTGTTGCTCCCTGCACTATTTATAGCCACGAGACTCGAACCTGTGACGTGAGACATGTAAAATctgacacaaacaaacacgaCCTTGCTAAATACACAAGCAGCTAGATACACTGGGAGAAATTGcatagttttgtgtgtgtgtgtgtgtgtatatatatatatatatatatatatatatatatatatatatatatatatatatatatatatatatatatatatatatatatacacacacatacatacatatatacatacatatacatgtacatatatatgCTCTGAATTTTTAACATGTTGTCTAGCAGCTGTCTGAGCTGTGGCACCATAAGCATTTACACCATATGCCTTCAGGTTGCCAGTCTCAGGGCTATAAATCCAGCAAGGAAGAGAGAGGCAAGATAAGTTTGCaaaatttactttttaaaataatttttttttttaaatatatatatatatatatatatatatatatatatatatataaataaataaataatataataaatataataatatataataaattatatatatatatatatatatatatatatatatatatatatatatatatatatatatatatatatatagagagagagagagagagagagagagagagagagctgggaAATATGACAACataatattataatgtaaatataaataaataaaaattacatcacaatacacatttttaGGGATATAGTTTATATCTTTTTGGAACTGAAAACTTTTTTCAAATCATTTCCGTTTCCTCACAAGCAGCttcacaaaaatgaataaataattttaatatatcTTTTAatacaaatctaaataaaataaataaaaatggaatcaTTAAATTATTGagaattataatattttttattacatcgCTCATCCCTTGAATCTCATGTTCTGAAAGTAAAGCATGGATACTCGCTAATGACGTCGCTAATATTTTGATACCAGAAGCGTGTGGAGAAAGGGTTGAACGCGTATAAAAATATCATGGTTTGAGGGTATGGTGGGATTCATGAAAaccacaaaagaaagaaagaaacgtgCAGGCTAGTGTGCGCTAGAAACCAGACGAGCTAGCTAGCGTATTTTCAAATAGACAGATCTGAAGAGCAACACAGACCTCAGGTCGTCTGGTTTCTAACGCTAAGAGTGAAGAGCCATTGCCGAAAACCTGGCCTTTCACTCAAAGCAACAGATTtccacatatatatgtatataattataacAAGATCATGAAACTCTCATCATGGCACTGTTATTAGAACAGCTCTAAATGCCACAGCCTTCCTAAACAGATGGAGAAGGATGAGTGAGTGGGCTAGGAGACTGCATACAGAATGCTCAGGGTGTTTCATCAACAACCATTAAAGCAGcttaaaaagacagagagaatggggaaaaaaggcaGTGTTTTGAAAACTGGGACTAAAATAACTTCCATACAGGTTTTTTCTGTCTGCTCAGCTTCTTTAAATGGACGGCTGGTTAATGTTTTGCTTGTGAACAGATACTTATAGTTTTGGACACTGGGGTGAGTAGCAGAAAAGTGAAAACTTAAATCATTTATGAGAAGTTTGGCTAATTTAATTGTCAAAAATGGGATCGAACTCGAGAATGAAATGACTCACTGAAAGTGACAGATGGATTTTCTCTCATATTTGCAGCTATGACCTTCCTGTTTTACCTGGGATGAACCAGCGAGGTAAAAAACACAAAGCagccgtgtgtgtatgtgtgtgtgtgagagagtgagtgagtgagagagattacATGTGTGcctatgagtgagtgtgtgtgtgtaagtgagagtgagtgagtgagtgagtgagtgagggagtgtgagaggcagagagtaaatgtgtgagattaaatgtgtgcctgtgtgagtgtgcctgtgtgagagagaaagagagagtgagtgtgtgattatatatgcgtgcctatgtgtgtgtgtgtgtgtgtgtgtgtgtgtgagagagagagagtgagaaagtgagtgagtgagtgtgattacATATGcgtgcctatgtgtgtgtgtgtgtgtgtgtgtgtgtgtgtgtgtgtgtgtgtgtgtgtgtgtgagagagagtgagagagtgagtgagtgtgattacATATGtgtgcctatgtgtgtgtgtgtgtgtgtgtgtgagagagagagtgagagagtgagtgagtgagtgagtgagtgtgattacATATGtgtgcctatgtgtgtgtgtgtgtgtgtgtgagagagtgagtgagtgagtgagtgagtgagtgagtgagtgagtgagtgagtgagtgtgattacATATGTGTGcctatgtgtgagtgagtgtgtcttcATATTTTTATCCAGTTCCACAGATTGACTTGGTGCAGATGTGTGGACATGTCTGTGGGATTAGTAGCAGGATAACATTTAGCTCAGAAGACATGCTCCATGCTCCACATCTCGGACTGCTGCTCCTGACCTAATCTACTAGCATTCTCCTTAATCAAGAACTTCATATTGACCAATCATTACACCTCTAGTAACTGGAAACAGTGGAGATATTCACTTTTCAGCCTAATTAACCATAAAGTCGGCACCCAGAGAGAGGAACTGGGACACTTTCACTCTGTAATGAATTTATGGTTCGTCTGTTTGTCTACAACACAACAGACATAGAGTACAGCTGAGAGTTGCAGCCATGTGAAATGTTACACTATTCtcctgattttatatatatatatatatatatatatatatgtgtgtgtgtgtgtgtgtgcatgtgtcaaACAGACTACTAATAGCAAGATCCATTTGCTAGTCACGAGCAGTCGTAGCTCATGTTCACAAAGCCGCGTCTAACcacatgattatttattcataaaacatCCGTAATTTCCCCTTGGTGATTAATTAAGTgctctctactctactctatgtACAATGTGTTGTCCTGGGtgttatattttactgtattcgTCTTATTACACTTCGACTAGAGGTTGTAAATCCCGACCGGCGTGATCCCCTCGAGTCTGAGATCCTCCGAGTTGGAAACAACATGGCTGCAGGTAAACGAACTGTAAGTACAAGTCATTTCCTTTAGATCGATCTccatacagacagatacaggtTTCTGATTTAAGAAGGAAAGCGTACGTCCCTTGTCACAGGTAACTGGGTAGCTTTTTCAAACAAAAGACGAACATGAAGGTGACCtcgtttccacacacacacactttgtgaaTGAAAGCACCGAGGTCGAAAACGATGCTTCTGTGAGTTACGACTTCCTGCTTCCAATGCAAGCCAAATTCTGCATTATAATGGGTTTCAAGGACAAGGAATAATTGAGAAGAGACCTAAAGAATAAAGCTCCTTTCACGCATGCAGTGATTTCAGTCACCAGTGGGCGTTCCTACTACTGTTTGCCAAAGTAATGACTTATCAGTGGGTGGTGCAACTTGTATTCCACTTCACAACAAATCAGCTTTTAAACAGAATCATTCTGGAGGGAGagtttggtgtttgtgtataaaattcagcggTGTTTACATTCTACTGCATCATATCACACCAGaggaaggagaagcagtgtgagCTCTGTGTCATGGCTCACACGTGCTCTGCCGTCTTCGCTCTCATGGACAGTCGCTGCACCGAGTCGGCTCGAACTTTGTCACGTCACTGGACACGCCAATATCGAGTCACTAGCGCATGCTCACTGGAAGTTGCAAATCTCACGGAAAATGAAAGCTCTCCTGTCGCTTTGTCCCTGTAGGTGTGAACGCACAATAACACGGACTAACCTCTTTGCCCTGATGCTCCGACAATCCTACCAGttagagagaaaagaaacatgTGAGTTTGACATCATCGATctcatcctttttttcctcaaattaaaattttatcaCATAGACAACCGTGCACAGCACATGCTTTATGTCCGCATCATAAAAACAGTATCAAtaagaatgaaataaagattaacgataaaaatatacaatttttACGAAACGTACTAAGAACAGAATTTCAATTAAATTGACAATACAAACGGTATTTCTACATAATCAAGTAGGAGATGGAGGAAAGTATATGGAAAAGCAGTAAAATGTTTAACCCCAGTGTAAAACAGACTTCGTGTCCATAATATATGTGTACATTTAGATGCAcctcctgtcagtcattttatagcCACTCTACTGGTCACTGTAGATGCTGGGGGTGGAGCTTTATGAAAATCATTCATGTCAAagaaactgaaacaaaaaaaaagactaatcaCTAATGAATCATATAATTGCTAAACATGTGATGACAGTATTGAGTAATTACAGTATGGGACTAAGGGTCATGGCTGATGGTGTTCACTTCCTTGTAATCCAACAAAATCTTACACTAGCGCTACCTTCACACCTTACAGCGACTCGAAGATCATCCGGCGTCATGAGCATCAGTTAGCggctagatgtgggcgtgtccagcagtgccacaaagttgagaaaagttgaAAATATGGAGCGACTCGGTGCAGCGACTACCACTGGGAGAGAAGACGGTAGATCGCACATGATCCGTGACCCGGAGCTTCTCTCATGGCTGAAAGCTCGATCTAATTTAATATAAACTTATCAAGACCGTCAGCGCTGTTGTTATAGAAATCTGATCAACGCCTTCTGACCAACCAGAATTGAGAATTCTGCCACAATAACAATGTACATAACTAATTACGACAAATTACACCTCCTGCTAAACAGTGTCCAGCATTTACAAGCAAAGTCCAGAATGAATCTTAGTATATTAAAATAAGTATCCTGAACTTACCCTGATGTTCTACTGCTTCTGGTAGATGTTGTAAATGAAACATggacaaataaataagaagacgGGTAAAgagtataaattatataaaggAAGAGTGAATGAAGATAAGCTGAAAAGCAAAGAGGAGTTTGTTTACAGctagtgtgtgtaactgggcAACAGCGTACACTTCCTTTAAGGCGTAATGTTACTGTGCAATGTGAccaatgtacattttttatacacacacaccatgcatgCCTTAACACATAGCTTGAAACATGCTAACCTGGTATATTTTGCATGTGGTTAATCTGTACAGAAATCTCAGTCTGTAAATAATGCTCGTGTTTAAATCCTCCCTGTTGCTCCTGTATTGTGACACCAAATTTCCTCTTTAGGATTAATAAACATGTTAGGATGTCCCATATTCCTATATTTCATATTCTTTTGTATTCTACACACTCAAAAGTATGTGTTTTTCTTCATGAAAGGAGTTTTAGTTTTAGAAAGCAGGTGATGGTTTAATGATAAAGTAAAACTAACCAGACTGAGTcacgtgtgtttttttttttttttttacagttaaaggGAAACTAACAGGAACAACGTGGTAAGACTTACTTAAAGATTAACTAGGTATGCTTTCTGAGAAATAAATACCTCTAAAGGTTTCATTGTTGGAGTTTAATACGAtttgaattattttctttattaattgaCTCCGCCCCCAAACCTTATCAAGTTAAGTTATCTttaattgtcacatatacattactgaacagtgacattctttcttcacatcTCTCATCCTCGggggttgggggtcagagcgcagggtcagccgtgATGCAGTGCgggttgctcaagggcccaaaggtggcagtttggggcttgaaccttgatcttccagtcaacgacccagagcctacCACCACCCCCTTTATGAGTGTTTTTGAGAGTATGGGAGTATTTACATCCTAATTAAGTGAACGGTGTAGGAGTAATGTAACTGGACAAACTAAATGATCATAATTGATTTATTAACACTTCCACATATCCACTTCGGCGTTTGATGGTTTCCTGCTCTTTCGGAATCGCTCCGTTTCAGTGTTAACCCTCTGGATTCGGTTTGTAGACGTGGCTTGGTATCATTCGTACGTGTAGTCGAAGGAAAACAAGGTTCTTGCATCTTAGGTCAGGTGAAAAGGAAGAATCACAGCATGTTGCCTTGACCGAGGGCCAATTAAACATCTGGGCAAATCTGGGGCCCTTGGGTTGGACATCTAGCATGCTAACTACACACTAGCATTCCTTTCAAGCACACTCAGAGGCTTTAAATGCTCACAGCTCGAATTTAACATGCAACTTGTCCTGATAATGATTTACGAGGACATGACAAAGCATTAGGGGCGTGTCTTACAATGACTCTGAACACAAACAAACCGTTCCGGACCGGAAGACAGAATTCTACACTgttttattcacaactacatgATACACATGATCTGAAACAATGGCTTAAActattgtttttaaaatcacTTCTACATTAAACGCCCACATTATTTGTACAAGgaaagaaaattttttttgaaTATTGCACCTTTAACTATTAGCGTGTAGTATTAAAGagccccctccctccctccctccactaGAAAAGCTtactatttaatattaattcatgTTAAATacctttattatttaatacCCCAGGCTCTAACACGTgctagagttttttttttatctcataaCGAAAAACATTACGACCGCTATCTAATTCCTTCCCCGCACGCGGCCATGCAACTCCCCCAGTGTGTTAGCCAGTTAGCGCGAACATCTCTGCACTTTTCCCTCCAGCTTTTGACAGCAGGGCTGAACAGCCTCGGTAAGTGCTCGCTAGCTTCCCAGCGGCTAACTAACTGAACAATTCCCTCCGTGGGAATGACAGGCGCTGCGCACACCACCAGCTTTCGGTCTTACCTCGCTTTCTACAACATCGTGGTAAGCGGGAGGAGGGTCGAAGCCGCCGCCGCTGCTGCCGGTCCTCCCGGTGGTGTCGCGGTCTCCGCTGGGCCCCGAGCCCGGGCTGGGGCCGCTCTCCATCGGCTCATAGCCAAAGCCGAGTCCGGGGCTCTCGTTGGTCAGGAAAGCCACGGCCTCGTTGATGTCGTTCTTGGCCAGACGCAGGGCTTTCCGAATGGCGACGGGATCCGGAAAGCCCATGCACAAGAGCGTCGTCATGTGCTGCTCTTCCTCGGTCTCCATGACTCAGCTGTCTCGACTCTACAGGCTTCAGTTAAGGAGGCGAACAGCGGCGCAGGCTTGTGGCTGTGCACGCCGCCATGTTTACAGTCCGCGCTGCCCTGTCACGGCCGACTCGCATCGTCACGGGTGGAGAGAGTGAGGAACTGCCGGAGATGGGCTGTGTCCCAATCCGCACACTAGAGCACTACGTACTCGATGTCAAAATAATAACACCGCCGCTGGATTTCTCGTCAAACAAAGTGAACTCCTACCTGCTTTTAGGCACTTATTAAGAGGTCACCATGAATGCTATACATGTGCACTATTTCGTTTATTCAAATCCATGCTCCTTAGATGTTGTGCgtcaaataacaaaatgtttatatatagtttattaattcttatatatatatatatccatattTTAGAAACctttaataagaataaaaatttcCACCAGATGTATTTAGTTGCGTGCTCCAAATATTTATCAgatattttaagacattttaagaaaatcactggtggacaaaaataaatacagatatttTGTGAAATGTCACTGTCgtgtataaataatacattttgttGTTTAGGGAGCAAAGGTCCCTATTGgatgacttttattttgaaaatacGAGCTTTAGAGGGTTACCAAAAAGGGTTCGTCTCTAAGAGCCGTATCCGAGGCACAAATAAATGTGCACTTTAATCCATCGTGAAACTTAAAGAATTAAGAGTTAAATAAATCAAAGTTGGACTAGTcctaaattacattaaaattgtATGTGAACCATAGATGGAATGGTGCAGACAAGCATACAGCATTCgataataaatcaataaaacaaaaaaaatatatatatatatatatttaacatttttgtccATGTTAGTCAGAATTACACAATATACAgcaatttcttttgtttttttagtgtttatatCTAGTGAATAGGGTGTGGTTGTGAACCCATGAGAGTCACGTGGCCCGCCGTGTCATGTGACAGGGAGGAAGTGAAAATGGCGGCGACGGGACAGGAGGCAGCTGCTATGGACAGTATTTCTCGAGTGCCTCCATCAGTGCTTCAGCTGAGGAACGACGCCGATACGGGAGAACATCCTGGGCACGAAGAGGCGAGTGGAAATGTAGCGCCTGCGCCGAAAAGATCCACCAACAACAGTGAGTTAATGAACGTACCAGACATGTTCGCTCACTAGCAGCAAGATACCTGTCTCCATTATACTCTGATGTGCATCATAATATACTGAGGCAGAGTCACATTTACCTTCCTCTGAGTGGTATCTGTGCACTACACTGAATAGGACACAGTGGCTTCTGAgccctatctagtgcactaccCATTTTTTAATCCCATTTTTGAATTCAGCCTGAGTCAAGGAGTTGTTTTTGGATGTTTATGCCTCATGCATTAGATGCATTCATCCACTCCTATTTTCCAAACAATATTCAGGAAAGCTCGTGCATATAATTGAATGCAACTTCATTTAGAAACTTAACATGCACAGATGCATGACATTAAATCGTGTCTTTTGGTGATTGAattcctgttgttgttgtttttttggcagATGATGGTGGAGTGGAAACAGCTGAAGAGGCTACAGAGCCGGCTGAGCCTGACATCAACGAGCTCTGCAAAGATATGTTTGAAAAGATGGCAGTTTTTCTACAAGGAGAACTGACAGGTGAACACAAACAATCTGCATAAGCGTTTTTCCACCAGACCGCACAACGAGGCACTTAAATCGTACGTGATTCCTCCATTTTGTCGTTTTCCCCACTGCTGTTTCGGTTAATCTCCTTACTTAGAGAATATGTGATGAATGGGACTCATAAGCAATGGAGAAAACCGAAATTAATTCAAACAGCAGAAACGTTAACACAAAGAAAAGATGAGAAAGGACTGGAAAAGAGATACAGTTATAacagatatacaccgatcaggcataacattatgaccacctgcctaatattgtgttggtccccctttcatgcactgtgtattctgacacctttctatcagaaccagcattaacttcttcagcaatttgagcaacagtagctcatctgttgaaatggatcacacgggccagcctttgctccctacgggcatcagtgagccttgaccacccatgaccatgtcgccggttcaccactgttccttccttggaccacttttgatagatactgaccactgcagaccgggaacaccccacaagagctgcagttttggagatgctctgatccagtggtctagccatcacaatttggccctttatcaaactcgctcaaatccttacgcttggccatttttcttcttctaacacatcaactttgaggacaaaatgttcacttgctgcctaatatatcccacccactaacaggtgccatgatgagttATTCACATCATCTCTCACTGAttgtaatgttatgcctgatctatctatctatctatctatctatctatctatctatctatctatctatctatctatctatctatctatctatctatcatcttaACAAGAACCTTTAAACGATTTGTGTGGCTTTGGATAATAATGAATATCTATTTcacatgaaatgaaattgaTTACTCAAACAGAAACATGTCAGAATCAGCCTGTGGACATCTCTGGCTAGAGTCTCCACCAGATGACTTCTTTTTAGAGATTTAGCTCTTCTGTGAAGgattttccactagatgttggattgtgtctgtggggatttgtgattagtgagatcagaccctgatgaagaaagagtgaggaggtctgggatgtagtcggtgttccagttcattccgaaggtgttcagtggtgttgagtcggagtcagggctcagtgcaggacactccactCCAACATTATCACACAATCTCTTCATCATGGTACTCTGTGCTTTATGTACAGgggcatcatcatgctggaacatgtttgagctccttagttccagtgaagggaaattccTATAGCATACAGAGCCattctgtacaattgtgtgGCCACAGTTTtggggaaggaaaaaaaagagacatggGTGTGAGAGTCAGTCCACAAACCTTTGTTCAAACAGTGCAAAACTTGCTTGTATTATACCATCTGATATTATTTTCAGCTTTGATTTTTGGACTTGCTTCTCAACCGTAGGCATGTAAACAAACCTGGCATGTCTTGATCAATAGAAAATCAATAAGACAAGTAACAAAGTGAGATATATCTTAAATGTGTGTCAGAGTAAATCAGGTTGCACATtaacagtgttgatgtattcattgaaaGAGACTTCGAAGCACGTCGCTCTAGATAAggccgtctgccaaatgctgtaaatgtaaataccaTGCTGTAAATCACTGTCTGGAGGAAAGGCACTATTATTGActgagcatgcacacacacactgtctaatactCACTGTCTTGATTTAACAATTTTTCATTTCTTGTAGTATGAAGCTTAGATTACATCGTTGTGTAAAATAAAGGATTGTGACcagaataatatttatataaacctgCAATTAGAATTAAATTGTTCtagaaaataaaagcaagaccttctgaccaatcaggtttaAGAATAAACAGTAGTGTTGAAAAAGATGATGTTAGACATATACTaatagggtaaaaaaaaaaaaaagtgtgagctTCACAGCATGGTTTGACAATTGTATAATATTCTCATTGTATACTAcacagtttctctgtgtgtggatgatgatgataatgatgattattattattattattatttttattagccaCTTGTGAAGACTATAAACTTCTGGAGAACATGAACAAGCTCACCAGCCTGAAGTACATGGAGATGAAGGACATTTCCATCAACATCAGCCGTAACTTGCAAGACCTCAACCAGAAGTGTGAGTTCTCCCGCACATgatacattttttcccccttaaccagtccctccaggatttagCAATTAACACAATCAAGTTATGTCACAGTATTCAAAGGCGCTTGTGTTTttcgttttattttttccaaaccCGCAGCAGATTTATTTGCATATCTGGGCCGAGACGTATCGTGTGACATCGTCACAACATGATTCAGCCAAATCTCTCTTTAATTCACTTTAGTGTAAttggaacatgagtacagctctcatagacagtaattatatacactgatcaggcataacattatgaccacctgcctaatattatgtttgctgccaaaacagccctgacctgtcgaggcatggactccactagatccctgaaggtgtgctgtggtatctggcactaagatgttagcagcagatcctacttacaggacttaatggatacttttgatagatactgaccactgcacaccgggaacaccccacaagagctacagttttggagatgctctgatccagtcgtctagccatcacagtttggcccttgtcaaactcgctcaaatccttccgcttctgcttctaacacatcaactgtgaagaaataatgttcatttgctgcctaatatatcccgcccactaacaggtgccatcagtcttattcatttcacctgtcagtggtcataatgttatacctgatcagtgtatgtgtcttcactggtacgAGTTTAACAGAAGAACCCTGTGTTTGAAATTTCAGCaacaattacaaaataaatacacagagatCCTGAAGGGTCTGATTGATTAAACCACATTTTACAACactgtttttattgtgtgtgtgtgtgtgtgtgtgtgtgtgtgtgtagatgcgAGCTTGCAGCCATACCTAGACCAGATAAACCAGATTGAGGAACAGGTCACAGCTCTGGAGCAGGCTGCGTATAAACTGGACACGTACTCCAAAAAACTGGGTGAGTTCAAcctaattatatttaaatacaaatattttgcaTTATATGTTAGGAGATAAAGGGTCTATACCACTAGGTGGGGCAGTGAGAGCAGATTTGCCCTCTGGTTACACCTGGCTGAGCCGAGCACGTGAACACTTTGTGATCCGATCGCTCGAGGTTGTCGCATTTATAGTGAGAGCAACTAATCGATTCGCAGACTAATCACTCTGTTCCTCTGCGAGGTCTTATGCCTAAAACAACAGAAACCGAAGCTTTTCCTAGCGTCTTTCATCGTCTCATCTGCCATTCATCTAGAAGTTTGTTAGAAGACCACATGGTGCACAAAGCATACTTTTAAAATAGTATTTCTGCCTCAAAGAAACATAGAGAGGAAAGCTGTCATAATAAACATGCAACGTGACAATCTTCCTCTGGAGGAAATGATGCCTGCAAATCTGAACTGGAGCGGACGCTTGGGACGCCTTGATAAAGCCAGATGTGAACATCTGTCTGCTTGTGCTCACTCGTGACAGTTACTTCCAGGTGTGAACAGGTCCTCAGACAGCACATGGACTGGTTCCTTTACCTGATCAAACAGTAAAATGAGTTTGAGATGACATTGTGATGTGCTTTCATCCTGCAAAATGTTTTTCTGACTTGGCTTCAAAGAGGTTTCTAGTTCCGGTGAAGCCGATTTCAATACacttgtctttttgtttttctttccagagGCCAAGTTTAAGAAACTGGAGAAGCGctgagccgtgtgtgtgtggaaagatGGAGGCCCAGTTAACGCTTCGGTTCAGATCGGCCCTGCTTGCTTCAGGAGGCTCCCTGGGATCCT comes from Hemibagrus wyckioides isolate EC202008001 linkage group LG25, SWU_Hwy_1.0, whole genome shotgun sequence and encodes:
- the bloc1s2 gene encoding biogenesis of lysosome-related organelles complex 1 subunit 2 is translated as MAATGQEAAAMDSISRVPPSVLQLRNDADTGEHPGHEEASGNVAPAPKRSTNNNDGGVETAEEATEPAEPDINELCKDMFEKMAVFLQGELTATCEDYKLLENMNKLTSLKYMEMKDISINISRNLQDLNQKYASLQPYLDQINQIEEQVTALEQAAYKLDTYSKKLEAKFKKLEKR